From Streptomyces cyaneogriseus subsp. noncyanogenus, the proteins below share one genomic window:
- a CDS encoding RNA polymerase sigma factor SigF — translation MEDIMSPRLDGSRTHKATSTPPPEHLDPIEQQDEGAAYDGALAGLPDIPAYDEVAPADARALSKTLFERLESLEEGTYDYAYVRNTLVELNLALVKFAASRFRSRSEPMEDIIQVGTIGLIKAIDRFELSRGVEFPTFAMPTIIGEIKRFFRDTSWSVRVPRRLQELRLDLAKAGDELAQQLDRSPTVAELAERLGISNEEVVEGMAASNAYTASSLDAQPEEDDSEGTLADRIGYEDHGLEGIEYVESLKPLIAELPSRDRKILSLRFVAGMTQSEIGDELGISQMHVSRLLSRTLVRLRKGLTVEE, via the coding sequence ATGGAGGACATCATGTCACCCCGGCTCGACGGATCGCGTACCCACAAAGCGACGTCGACACCCCCTCCGGAACATCTGGATCCCATCGAGCAGCAGGACGAAGGTGCCGCGTACGACGGCGCACTCGCCGGGCTTCCGGACATCCCCGCGTACGACGAGGTGGCTCCGGCGGACGCCCGGGCCCTGTCCAAGACCCTCTTCGAGCGGCTGGAGTCGCTGGAGGAAGGCACCTATGACTATGCGTACGTCCGCAACACGCTGGTCGAACTGAACCTCGCCCTGGTGAAGTTCGCGGCCTCCCGCTTCCGCTCGCGCAGCGAGCCGATGGAGGACATCATCCAGGTCGGCACGATCGGCCTGATCAAGGCGATCGACCGCTTCGAGCTCTCCCGCGGCGTGGAGTTCCCGACCTTCGCGATGCCGACCATCATCGGCGAGATCAAGCGGTTCTTCCGCGACACCTCGTGGTCCGTGCGGGTCCCGCGCCGGCTCCAGGAACTCCGGCTCGACCTGGCCAAGGCCGGCGACGAGCTGGCCCAGCAGCTCGACCGCTCCCCGACCGTGGCCGAACTGGCCGAGCGCCTCGGCATCTCCAACGAGGAGGTGGTCGAGGGCATGGCGGCCTCGAACGCGTACACCGCCTCCTCGCTGGACGCCCAGCCGGAGGAGGACGACAGCGAGGGCACGCTCGCGGACCGGATCGGCTACGAGGACCACGGGCTCGAGGGCATCGAGTACGTCGAGTCGCTCAAGCCGCTGATCGCCGAACTCCCCTCGCGGGACCGGAAGATCCTCTCCCTGCGTTTCGTCGCCGGCATGACCCAGTCGGAGATCGGCGACGAGCTCGGCATCTCCCAGATGCACGTCTCCCGGCTGCTGTCGCGCACGCTGGTGCGGCTGCGCAAGGGGCTCACGGTCGAGGAGTGA
- a CDS encoding 5-(carboxyamino)imidazole ribonucleotide synthase has product MTFPVVGMVGGGQLARMTHEAGIPLGIRFKLLSDTPQDSAAQVVNDVVVGDYRDLETLRAFARGCDVITFDHEHVPTEHLRALEADGIPVRPGPDALVHAQDKGVMRAKLDAIGVPCPRHRIVEDPADVAAFAREGLPEGAEGDGFPVVLKTVRGGYDGKGVWVVDSVEEAAEPFRAGVPVLAEEKVDFVRELAANVVRSPHGQAVAYPVVESRQVNGVCDTVIAPAPDLDRGLALQAEEMALNIAKELGVVGHLAVELFQTRDGRILVNELAMRPHNSGHWSMDGAITSQFANHVRAVLDLPLGDPRPRAPWTVMVNVLGGDFPDMYSAYLHCMARDPQLKIHMYGKDVKPGRKVGHVNTYGDDLDDVLERARHAAGYLRGTITE; this is encoded by the coding sequence GTGACGTTCCCGGTAGTCGGTATGGTCGGCGGGGGCCAGCTCGCTCGTATGACACACGAGGCGGGCATCCCGCTGGGCATCAGGTTCAAGCTCCTCAGTGACACTCCCCAGGACTCCGCGGCCCAGGTCGTGAACGATGTCGTCGTCGGCGACTATCGCGATCTGGAGACCCTGCGCGCGTTCGCACGCGGCTGCGACGTGATCACTTTCGATCACGAGCACGTCCCGACCGAGCACCTCAGGGCCCTGGAGGCGGACGGCATCCCCGTGCGCCCGGGCCCGGACGCGCTCGTGCACGCCCAGGACAAGGGCGTGATGCGGGCCAAGCTCGACGCGATCGGCGTGCCCTGCCCGCGGCACCGCATCGTCGAGGACCCGGCCGACGTGGCCGCCTTCGCCAGGGAGGGCCTGCCCGAAGGCGCCGAGGGCGACGGCTTCCCCGTCGTCCTGAAGACGGTGCGCGGCGGCTACGACGGCAAGGGCGTCTGGGTCGTCGACTCCGTCGAGGAGGCCGCCGAGCCCTTCCGCGCCGGTGTCCCGGTCCTCGCGGAGGAGAAGGTCGACTTCGTCCGCGAGCTCGCCGCCAACGTCGTGCGCTCCCCGCACGGCCAGGCCGTGGCGTACCCGGTGGTCGAGTCCCGCCAGGTGAACGGCGTCTGCGACACCGTCATCGCCCCCGCGCCCGACCTCGACCGGGGCCTCGCCCTCCAGGCCGAGGAGATGGCGCTCAACATCGCCAAGGAACTGGGCGTCGTCGGCCACCTCGCCGTCGAGCTGTTCCAGACCCGCGACGGGCGGATCCTCGTCAACGAGCTGGCGATGCGACCGCACAATTCCGGCCACTGGTCGATGGACGGCGCGATCACCTCCCAGTTCGCCAACCACGTCCGGGCCGTGCTCGACCTCCCGCTCGGCGACCCGCGCCCGCGCGCCCCGTGGACCGTCATGGTCAACGTCCTCGGCGGCGACTTCCCCGACATGTACTCCGCGTACCTGCACTGCATGGCCCGCGACCCCCAGCTCAAGATCCACATGTACGGCAAGGACGTGAAGCCCGGCCGCAAGGTCGGCCACGTCAACACCTACGGCGACGACCTGGACGACGTGCTGGAGCGCGCCCGTCACGCTGCCGGTTACCTGAGAGGGACCATCACCGAATGA
- a CDS encoding MFS transporter: MASSLTKDSVRPGTPGSEKTFFGHPRGLATLFMTEMWERFSYYGMRALLPLYLVAPGGLNMNAGTATAIYSVYLSLVYLLTMPGGWFGDRVWGPRKTVAVAGGVIMLGHLTLALPTSGTFFAGLGLVAIGSGLLKANISTMVGQLYDGPNDPRRDGGFTIFYMGINLGAFVAPLVIGTIGENVNWHLGFALAALGMAVGVTQFLIGSRHLAPHSSVVPKPLSAAEKTTTLRKAAFWAAVALVFYAIVGFSGHYTLNWILVPLTLLGVIIPILVLTRIKRDKELDRAEQSKMSAYIWFFVAAAVFWMIYDQGGSTLSIFADSSAENSVLGWSFPVSWYQSVNPVIIMALAPVFASLWLALARRGKEPSTVVKFAFGLILVGASFFLFLAPLAIADGGHKAAALWLVAIYFVQTCGELLLSPVGLSVTTKMAPVKYASQMMGVWFLAVTAGDATTGLLSIAGVDLNKTGIVALEATLAVVAGIAVWMYRKKVKELMGDVH; this comes from the coding sequence ATGGCGTCCAGCCTGACGAAGGACTCGGTCCGCCCGGGCACCCCCGGTTCCGAGAAGACCTTCTTCGGCCACCCCCGGGGACTGGCCACCCTCTTCATGACCGAGATGTGGGAGCGCTTCTCCTACTACGGCATGAGGGCTCTGCTCCCGCTCTACCTCGTGGCCCCGGGCGGCCTGAACATGAACGCGGGCACGGCGACCGCGATCTACTCGGTGTACCTGTCGCTGGTGTACCTGCTGACGATGCCGGGCGGCTGGTTCGGCGACCGCGTCTGGGGCCCCCGCAAGACCGTCGCCGTCGCCGGTGGCGTCATCATGCTGGGCCACCTCACGCTGGCCCTGCCCACCTCCGGCACGTTCTTCGCCGGTCTGGGCCTGGTCGCCATCGGCTCGGGTCTGCTGAAGGCCAACATCTCCACGATGGTCGGCCAGCTCTACGACGGCCCGAACGACCCGCGCCGCGACGGTGGCTTCACCATCTTCTACATGGGCATCAACCTCGGCGCCTTCGTCGCGCCGCTGGTCATCGGCACCATCGGTGAGAACGTCAACTGGCACCTGGGCTTCGCCCTGGCCGCGCTCGGCATGGCGGTCGGTGTCACCCAGTTCCTGATCGGCAGCCGCCACCTCGCCCCGCACTCCAGCGTCGTCCCGAAGCCGCTGTCGGCGGCCGAGAAGACCACGACGCTGCGCAAGGCCGCGTTCTGGGCCGCCGTCGCGCTCGTCTTCTACGCGATCGTCGGCTTCTCCGGCCACTACACGCTGAACTGGATCCTGGTCCCGCTGACCCTGCTCGGCGTGATCATCCCGATCCTGGTGCTGACCCGCATCAAGCGCGACAAGGAGCTGGACCGCGCCGAGCAGTCGAAGATGTCCGCGTACATCTGGTTCTTCGTCGCCGCGGCCGTCTTCTGGATGATCTACGACCAGGGCGGCTCGACGCTGTCGATCTTCGCCGACTCCTCGGCCGAGAACAGCGTCCTGGGCTGGTCGTTCCCGGTCTCCTGGTACCAGTCGGTCAACCCGGTCATCATCATGGCGCTGGCCCCGGTCTTCGCCTCGCTCTGGCTGGCACTCGCCCGCCGCGGCAAGGAGCCCAGCACGGTCGTGAAGTTCGCCTTCGGCCTGATCCTGGTCGGCGCGTCCTTCTTCCTCTTCCTGGCTCCGCTGGCGATCGCGGACGGCGGCCACAAGGCCGCGGCGCTGTGGCTGGTGGCGATCTACTTCGTCCAGACCTGCGGTGAGCTGCTGCTCTCCCCGGTCGGCCTGTCGGTCACCACGAAGATGGCGCCCGTGAAGTACGCCTCGCAGATGATGGGCGTCTGGTTCCTGGCCGTCACCGCCGGTGACGCCACGACCGGTCTGCTCTCCATCGCCGGCGTCGACCTGAACAAGACGGGCATCGTCGCCCTGGAGGCCACGCTCGCCGTGGTCGCCGGTATCGCGGTGTGGATGTACCGCAAGAAGGTCAAGGAGCTCATGGGCGACGTCCACTGA
- the purE gene encoding 5-(carboxyamino)imidazole ribonucleotide mutase gives MSPVVGIVMGSDSDWPVMEAAAQALDEFEIAYEVDVVSAHRMPREMIAYGEQAAERGLKAIIAGAGGAAHLPGMLASVTPLPVIGVPVPLKYLDGMDSLLSIVQMPAGVPVATVSVGGARNAGLLAARMLAAHDEELLARMREFQQELNDQATEKGRRLRSKVEGAGSGFGFGK, from the coding sequence ATGAGCCCCGTTGTTGGCATCGTCATGGGGTCGGACTCCGACTGGCCGGTGATGGAGGCCGCCGCCCAGGCCCTCGACGAGTTCGAGATCGCCTACGAGGTCGACGTCGTCTCCGCGCACCGCATGCCGCGCGAGATGATCGCGTACGGCGAGCAGGCGGCCGAGCGCGGCCTGAAGGCGATCATCGCCGGTGCGGGCGGCGCCGCCCACCTGCCCGGCATGCTCGCCTCCGTCACGCCGCTGCCGGTGATCGGCGTGCCCGTGCCGCTGAAGTACCTGGACGGCATGGACAGCCTGCTCTCCATCGTGCAGATGCCGGCCGGCGTGCCCGTCGCGACCGTCTCCGTGGGCGGTGCCCGCAACGCCGGTCTCCTCGCGGCCCGCATGCTCGCCGCGCACGACGAGGAGCTGCTGGCCCGGATGCGCGAGTTCCAGCAGGAGCTGAACGACCAGGCCACCGAGAAGGGCCGCCGGCTGCGGTCCAAGGTCGAGGGGGCCGGCTCCGGCTTCGGCTTCGGGAAGTGA
- a CDS encoding ATP-binding protein, whose amino-acid sequence MSTTRPYSPGDRGPEPSGASEVPEGDVPVTEEPVGRAKETVAAAGGDPAAPSGPGGRQARRLSFDGESGVVPLARDFTRQALYAWGWLPAATADQRAAAEDVLLVVSELVTNACLHAEGPDELRISCDRKVIRLEVSDRGTGQPSPRTPHRAGRPGGHGMFIVQRLCLDWGVVRTPGVAGKRVWAELGAPA is encoded by the coding sequence ATGAGCACCACCCGGCCCTACTCGCCGGGCGACCGCGGTCCGGAGCCCAGCGGCGCTTCCGAGGTGCCGGAGGGGGACGTGCCCGTGACCGAGGAGCCCGTCGGCCGCGCGAAGGAGACCGTCGCGGCGGCCGGCGGTGACCCGGCCGCCCCGTCGGGGCCCGGTGGCCGCCAGGCGCGCCGGCTCAGCTTCGACGGCGAGAGCGGGGTCGTCCCCCTCGCCCGCGACTTCACCCGCCAGGCGCTGTACGCGTGGGGCTGGCTGCCCGCCGCCACCGCCGACCAGCGGGCCGCCGCGGAGGACGTCCTGCTCGTCGTGTCCGAGCTGGTCACCAACGCCTGCCTGCACGCCGAGGGGCCGGACGAGCTGCGGATCAGCTGCGACCGCAAGGTGATCCGGCTGGAGGTCTCCGACCGGGGCACCGGTCAGCCCTCCCCCCGCACCCCGCACCGCGCGGGCCGCCCCGGCGGCCACGGCATGTTCATCGTGCAGCGTCTCTGCCTGGACTGGGGCGTCGTACGGACCCCCGGCGTCGCCGGCAAGCGCGTCTGGGCGGAGCTGGGCGCCCCGGCGTAG
- a CDS encoding GtrA family protein gives MGRGSSGHPPTPPAPPRGPVRQRIDRLVREAAKFGAVGGAGLLVNLLVFNLVRHTTDLQVVRASVVATIVAIVFNYLGFRYFTYRDRDKGGRTKEMTLFLLFSAAGLVIENGVLYTATYGFGWDSPLQSNIFKFLGIGIATLFRFWSYRTWVFRALPARETVSRAESFLDHEHPARPGDGHGTGRRPGAGRVGVGRRQ, from the coding sequence ATGGGACGCGGTTCCTCGGGGCATCCCCCGACGCCCCCGGCACCACCCCGCGGGCCGGTGCGGCAGCGCATCGACCGGCTGGTGCGCGAGGCCGCCAAGTTCGGCGCGGTGGGCGGGGCGGGTCTGCTCGTCAATCTGCTCGTGTTCAACCTGGTGCGGCACACGACCGACCTCCAGGTGGTCCGGGCGAGTGTGGTCGCCACCATCGTCGCGATCGTCTTCAACTATCTGGGCTTCCGCTACTTCACGTACCGGGACCGCGACAAGGGCGGCCGTACGAAGGAGATGACGCTGTTCCTGCTGTTCAGCGCCGCCGGGCTCGTGATCGAGAACGGCGTGCTGTACACGGCGACGTACGGCTTCGGCTGGGACAGCCCGTTGCAGAGCAACATCTTCAAGTTCCTGGGCATCGGCATCGCCACGCTCTTCCGCTTCTGGTCGTACCGCACCTGGGTCTTCCGCGCCCTGCCGGCCCGGGAGACGGTCTCCCGCGCGGAATCGTTCCTGGACCACGAGCACCCGGCGCGTCCGGGTGACGGCCACGGCACGGGCCGCCGCCCGGGAGCGGGCCGGGTGGGCGTCGGGCGCAGGCAGTAG
- a CDS encoding ATP-binding protein: protein MRRRLIQSTLAVVLVVIAVFGVSLVIVETRTISSTAQEKVDLEAARLASIVDSRLLGTGRVDPDILRQQVADDRYAVIRIPGRPVIEIGDRPGGEVIRGQATGEEGETVVVEEPRSSVTREVGRTLVIIGLVALLAVVAAVVLAVRQANRLASPLTDLAETAERLGSGDPRPRHKRYGVPELDRVADVLDASAERIARMLTAERRLAADASHQLRTPLTALSMRLEEITLTDDPETVKEEATIALSQVERLTDVVERLLTNSRDPRNGSAVTFDLDDVIQQQIAEWRPAYRSAGRAIVCSGKRHMQAVGTPGAVAQVLAALIENSLMHGGGTVALRTRVTGNQAVVEVTDEGPGVPADLGARIFERTISGRNSTGIGLAVARDLAEADGGRLELLQTKPAVFGLFLSRTPPPKKTVAAHTVR, encoded by the coding sequence ATGCGCCGTCGACTGATCCAGTCCACGCTCGCCGTGGTGCTCGTCGTGATCGCCGTCTTCGGCGTCTCGCTCGTCATCGTCGAGACCCGGACGATCAGCAGCACCGCCCAGGAGAAGGTGGACCTGGAGGCGGCCCGGCTGGCCAGCATCGTGGACAGCCGGCTGCTCGGCACCGGACGGGTCGACCCGGACATCCTGCGCCAGCAGGTGGCGGACGACCGGTACGCCGTCATCCGCATCCCGGGCAGGCCGGTCATCGAGATCGGCGACAGGCCGGGCGGCGAGGTCATCCGCGGCCAGGCCACCGGCGAGGAGGGCGAGACGGTCGTCGTCGAGGAACCGCGCTCCTCGGTGACCCGCGAGGTCGGCCGCACCCTGGTCATCATCGGGCTGGTGGCGCTGCTCGCGGTGGTCGCGGCGGTGGTGCTGGCCGTGCGCCAGGCCAACCGCCTCGCCTCCCCCCTCACCGACCTCGCCGAGACCGCCGAACGCCTCGGCTCCGGCGACCCGCGCCCGCGGCACAAGCGGTACGGCGTCCCGGAGCTGGACCGGGTCGCCGATGTGCTGGACGCCTCCGCCGAGCGCATCGCCCGCATGCTGACCGCCGAGCGGCGCCTGGCCGCCGACGCCTCCCACCAGCTCCGCACCCCGCTGACGGCGCTGTCGATGCGGCTGGAGGAGATCACCCTCACCGACGACCCGGAGACGGTGAAGGAGGAGGCGACGATCGCGTTGTCGCAGGTGGAGCGGTTGACGGACGTGGTGGAGAGGCTGCTGACCAACTCCCGCGACCCGCGCAACGGCTCCGCGGTCACCTTCGACCTGGACGACGTCATCCAGCAGCAGATCGCCGAGTGGCGCCCCGCCTACCGCAGCGCGGGCCGGGCCATCGTCTGCTCCGGCAAGCGGCACATGCAGGCCGTGGGCACGCCCGGCGCGGTGGCCCAGGTGCTGGCGGCGCTGATCGAGAACTCGCTCATGCACGGCGGCGGCACGGTGGCCCTGCGGACCCGGGTCACGGGGAACCAGGCGGTCGTGGAGGTCACCGACGAGGGGCCGGGCGTCCCGGCCGACCTCGGCGCGCGCATCTTCGAGCGGACGATCAGCGGCCGGAACTCGACCGGCATCGGCCTCGCGGTCGCCCGCGACCTCGCGGAGGCCGACGGCGGCCGTCTGGAGCTGCTCCAGACCAAGCCCGCGGTCTTCGGCCTGTTCCTGTCGCGCACCCCGCCCCCGAAGAAGACGGTCGCGGCCCACACGGTCCGCTGA
- a CDS encoding STAS domain-containing protein — MDRGTVGSTQSGRLLVEVREEGPSAVVTPAGELDHHTADLLREPLEDCLTKGFSRLVVDCSRLEFCDSTGLNVLLGARLKAEAAGGGVHLVGMQPVVARVFEITGADAVFTVHDTLEAALADNSG, encoded by the coding sequence ATGGACCGCGGGACGGTCGGCAGTACACAGTCTGGCCGGCTTCTGGTGGAGGTGCGGGAAGAGGGCCCCAGTGCCGTCGTGACCCCGGCGGGTGAGCTGGATCACCACACCGCCGATCTGTTGCGGGAGCCACTGGAGGACTGCCTCACCAAGGGATTCAGCCGGCTGGTCGTCGACTGCTCGCGCCTGGAGTTCTGCGACTCCACGGGGCTCAACGTCCTGCTGGGCGCGCGGTTGAAGGCCGAGGCGGCGGGGGGTGGTGTGCATCTGGTGGGGATGCAGCCGGTGGTGGCACGCGTGTTCGAGATCACGGGGGCGGACGCCGTCTTCACGGTCCATGACACGCTCGAGGCCGCCCTGGCCGACAACTCCGGCTGA
- a CDS encoding response regulator transcription factor — MTRVLLAEDDASISEPLARALRREGYEVEVREDGPAALDAGMRGGVDLVVLDLGLPGMDGLEVARRLRAEGHTVPILILTARADEVDTVVGLDAGADDYVTKPFRLAELLARVRALLRRGSAEPQQPPATHGVRIDVESHRAWMGDEELQLTAKEFDLLRVLVRDAGRVVTRDQLMREVWDTTWWSSTKTLDMHISWLRKKLGDDAANPRYIATVRGVGFRFEKN, encoded by the coding sequence ATGACCCGTGTACTGCTCGCCGAGGACGACGCGTCCATCTCGGAGCCGCTGGCCCGCGCACTGCGCCGGGAAGGGTACGAAGTCGAGGTGCGTGAGGACGGACCCGCCGCGCTCGACGCCGGGATGCGGGGCGGCGTGGACCTGGTCGTGCTCGACCTGGGCCTGCCCGGCATGGACGGTCTGGAGGTCGCCCGCCGGCTGCGTGCCGAGGGCCACACCGTGCCGATCCTCATCCTGACCGCGCGCGCCGACGAGGTGGACACCGTCGTCGGCCTGGACGCGGGCGCCGACGACTACGTCACCAAGCCCTTCCGCCTCGCCGAGCTGCTCGCCCGCGTCCGGGCCCTGCTGCGGCGCGGTTCCGCCGAGCCGCAGCAGCCGCCCGCCACGCACGGGGTCCGCATCGACGTCGAGTCGCACCGCGCCTGGATGGGCGACGAGGAGCTCCAGCTCACCGCCAAGGAGTTCGATCTGCTGCGGGTGCTGGTGCGCGACGCCGGCCGGGTCGTCACCCGCGACCAGCTCATGCGCGAGGTCTGGGACACCACCTGGTGGTCGTCGACGAAGACCCTCGACATGCACATCTCCTGGCTGCGCAAGAAGCTGGGGGACGACGCGGCCAACCCCCGGTACATCGCGACCGTGCGCGGCGTGGGCTTCCGCTTCGAGAAGAACTGA